One Bradyrhizobium sp. CCGB12 genomic window carries:
- a CDS encoding Crp/Fnr family transcriptional regulator: MDARIASTIEVDSRPTNNLLRRLSPTDYALLGPHVSVEDCAASELLYNPGDDVQVVHFPCGPSLATFLVPNEDGRDVETILVGREGAVGGIVSEGFLPAYTRICVKFGGPFARIHVGKLEAAKARSPTLRNIFARYADCMLAQIFQSTACNAIHSIEQRTAKWILAAMERTGDERSVPLTHEQLATLLGVGRSYASRVLQSFKAEGVLDTRRGSILVRSRDGLRLRACLCNDAVKSHFEEVLRGVYPTEEREGQAQ; the protein is encoded by the coding sequence ATGGATGCGCGTATCGCCAGTACAATCGAGGTCGACAGCCGGCCGACAAACAATCTGCTGCGGCGCCTGAGCCCGACGGACTACGCGCTGCTTGGGCCGCACGTCTCTGTCGAAGACTGCGCGGCGAGCGAGTTGCTCTACAATCCCGGCGACGACGTCCAGGTTGTCCACTTTCCTTGCGGACCCTCACTCGCGACGTTTCTCGTCCCCAACGAGGATGGCCGCGATGTCGAGACCATCCTGGTCGGTCGTGAAGGCGCGGTGGGCGGCATCGTCAGCGAGGGATTTCTGCCGGCCTATACCCGCATCTGCGTGAAGTTCGGCGGGCCGTTTGCACGCATTCACGTCGGCAAGCTGGAAGCGGCCAAAGCGCGCTCACCGACGCTGCGCAACATCTTCGCCCGCTATGCCGACTGCATGCTGGCGCAGATCTTCCAATCGACCGCCTGCAACGCCATCCACTCGATCGAGCAACGCACTGCCAAATGGATCTTGGCGGCGATGGAGCGGACCGGCGACGAGCGCAGCGTGCCGCTGACACATGAGCAGCTTGCAACATTGCTCGGGGTCGGGCGCAGCTATGCGAGTCGTGTGCTCCAGTCGTTCAAGGCCGAGGGCGTGCTCGACACGAGGCGCGGTTCAATTCTCGTTCGTAGCCGCGACGGCCTGCGCCTGCGCGCCTGCCTCTGCAACGACGCCGTCAAGTCGCACTTCGAGGAGGTGCTGCGGGGGGTCTATCCAACCGAGGAGCGGGAGGGCCAGGCCCAATAA
- a CDS encoding TAXI family TRAP transporter solute-binding subunit: MKLSLKRLFGRSMTGGLDLAETPSPPSPRSAARKTALASLALVLAIIGALAGGYYFAMRPVTLKIAVGPANSDDVKVVQALTQAFTQNKSNVRLRPIQTDGATASANALAEGKVDLAIVRGDLDVPKNAQAVATLRKNVVVLWSVPGKGKKKGAKITKVAQLAGHRIGVVGRTQANVNLLRVILQQYGVDPAKVEIVQFPANEVAEAIKAQKADVYLAAGPVNSKITADAITASVKEGGTPTFLAIDSADAIAQNHPVYESSEIPAGTYGGSPDRPDEEVKTISFSHHVVARKGVSETTIAAFTRQLFAVRQQLVAEFPLAAKIETPDTDKDAVIPVHPGAAAFVDGEEKTFLDKYSDYIWWSLMALSATGSIGAWFAGYLKKDERDNNSHLRERLLDMIAAARKSETTEELDQMQAEADAILRDTLRCFDHGAIEEAALTAFNIALDQFHAAVADRKAVLFSLPPSLQRTGAQFRAAGNA, from the coding sequence ATGAAACTGAGCCTCAAGCGCCTGTTTGGGAGATCGATGACCGGGGGATTGGACCTGGCCGAGACGCCCTCTCCGCCTTCGCCGCGATCCGCAGCGCGGAAGACGGCGCTGGCGTCGCTTGCGCTCGTGCTTGCGATCATCGGTGCGCTCGCCGGCGGTTATTATTTCGCGATGCGGCCGGTGACGCTGAAGATCGCGGTTGGTCCCGCCAACAGCGATGACGTCAAGGTCGTGCAGGCGCTGACCCAGGCTTTCACGCAGAACAAGAGCAATGTGCGGCTGCGACCGATCCAGACCGACGGCGCCACCGCCAGCGCCAATGCCCTCGCGGAAGGCAAGGTCGATCTTGCCATCGTGCGCGGCGACCTCGACGTGCCGAAGAACGCACAGGCGGTCGCGACGCTGCGCAAGAACGTCGTGGTGCTGTGGTCCGTGCCCGGCAAGGGCAAGAAGAAGGGCGCGAAGATCACCAAGGTCGCGCAGCTGGCCGGGCACCGGATCGGCGTCGTCGGCCGCACCCAGGCCAACGTCAACCTCCTCAGGGTGATCCTCCAGCAATACGGCGTCGATCCCGCCAAGGTCGAGATCGTGCAATTCCCGGCCAATGAAGTTGCCGAGGCAATCAAGGCGCAGAAGGCCGACGTCTACCTCGCGGCCGGCCCGGTCAACAGCAAGATCACGGCGGACGCGATCACGGCATCGGTCAAGGAGGGCGGCACACCGACCTTCCTCGCCATCGATTCCGCCGACGCGATCGCGCAGAACCACCCGGTCTACGAATCCTCGGAGATTCCCGCAGGCACTTACGGCGGCTCACCGGATCGTCCGGACGAAGAGGTCAAGACCATCAGCTTCTCGCACCATGTCGTGGCGCGCAAAGGTGTGTCCGAGACCACCATCGCCGCGTTCACGCGCCAGCTGTTTGCCGTGCGGCAGCAATTGGTGGCGGAGTTCCCGCTGGCGGCGAAGATCGAGACGCCCGACACCGACAAGGATGCGGTGATCCCCGTGCATCCCGGTGCCGCCGCCTTCGTCGACGGCGAGGAAAAGACCTTCCTCGACAAATACAGCGACTACATCTGGTGGAGCCTGATGGCGCTCTCGGCCACGGGCTCGATCGGCGCCTGGTTTGCGGGCTATCTGAAGAAGGACGAGCGCGACAACAACAGCCATCTGCGCGAACGCCTGCTCGACATGATCGCCGCCGCACGCAAGAGCGAGACGACCGAAGAGCTCGACCAGATGCAGGCCGAAGCCGACGCGATCTTGCGCGATACGTTGCGTTGCTTCGATCACGGCGCGATCGAGGAAGCCGCGCTCACCGCCTTCAACATCGCACTCGACCAGTTCCACGCCGCCGTTGCCGACCGCAAGGCGGTGCTGTTCAGCCTACCGCCAAGCCTGCAACGCACCGGCGCGCAATTCAGGGCCGCCGGCAACGCGTAA
- the typA gene encoding translational GTPase TypA encodes MNLRNVAIIAHVDHGKTTLVDKLLQQSGTFRENQKVTDRAMDSNDLERERGITILAKAASVQWKDTRVNIVDTPGHADFGGEVERILNMVDGALVLVDAAEGPLPQTKFVVSKALKVGLKPIVVINKVDRPDARPTEVINEVFDLFAALDASEEQLDFPILYGSAKQGWMAETPEGPKDKGMEPLFDLILRHVAPPKVEEGPFKMIGTILEANPYLGRIITGRISSGTLKPNQQVKVLNADGKLVESGRITKILAFRGLERTPLDEAEAGDIVAIAGLTKGTVADTFCDPTVEVPLPAQPIDPPTVSMSFIVNNSPLAGTEGDKVTSRMIRDRLLREAEGNVALRVVEASDKDAMEVSGRGELQLAILIETMRREGFELSVSRPRVVYQKDEATGATMEPIEEVVIDVDEEHSGVVVQKMSERKAELNEMKPSGGNRLRLVFYAPTRGLIGYQGELLTDTRGTAIMNRLFHGYAPYKGEIQGRRNGVLISNDQGDAVAYAMFKLEDRGPMMIEPGWKVYRGMIVGEHTRDNDLEINVLKGKQLTNIRTTSKDEAVRLTPPIRMTLEKALAYIEDDELVEVTPKSIRLRKKHLDPNERKRAEKAKEAVA; translated from the coding sequence ATGAACCTTCGCAACGTCGCCATCATCGCCCACGTCGACCACGGCAAGACGACCCTGGTCGACAAACTCCTCCAGCAGTCCGGCACGTTCCGCGAGAACCAGAAGGTGACGGATCGCGCCATGGACTCCAACGATCTGGAGCGCGAGCGCGGCATCACCATCCTGGCCAAGGCGGCCTCGGTGCAGTGGAAGGACACCCGCGTCAACATCGTCGACACCCCCGGCCACGCCGATTTCGGCGGCGAGGTCGAACGCATCCTGAACATGGTGGATGGTGCGCTGGTGCTGGTGGACGCCGCCGAAGGCCCGCTGCCGCAGACCAAGTTCGTGGTCTCCAAGGCGCTCAAGGTCGGCCTGAAGCCGATCGTCGTCATCAACAAGGTCGACCGCCCCGACGCGCGCCCGACCGAAGTCATCAACGAGGTGTTCGACCTGTTCGCGGCGCTCGATGCCAGCGAGGAGCAGCTCGACTTCCCGATTCTCTATGGGTCGGCCAAGCAGGGCTGGATGGCCGAGACCCCCGAGGGTCCGAAGGACAAGGGCATGGAGCCGCTGTTCGACCTGATCCTGCGCCACGTCGCGCCGCCGAAGGTCGAGGAAGGTCCGTTCAAGATGATCGGCACCATCCTCGAAGCCAATCCCTATCTCGGCCGCATCATCACCGGCCGCATCTCGTCGGGCACGCTGAAGCCGAACCAGCAGGTCAAGGTGCTGAACGCCGACGGCAAGCTGGTCGAGTCCGGGCGCATCACCAAGATCCTGGCATTTCGCGGCCTCGAGCGCACGCCGCTCGATGAAGCCGAAGCCGGCGACATCGTTGCCATCGCCGGCCTGACCAAGGGCACCGTCGCCGACACCTTCTGCGATCCGACCGTGGAAGTGCCGCTGCCGGCGCAGCCGATCGACCCGCCGACCGTCTCGATGTCGTTCATCGTCAACAACTCCCCGCTCGCCGGCACCGAAGGCGACAAGGTGACGAGCCGCATGATCCGCGACCGTCTCTTGCGCGAAGCCGAGGGCAACGTTGCGCTGCGCGTCGTCGAAGCCTCCGACAAGGACGCGATGGAAGTCTCGGGCCGCGGCGAATTGCAGCTCGCGATCCTGATCGAGACCATGCGCCGCGAAGGCTTTGAGCTCTCCGTGTCGCGTCCGCGCGTCGTGTACCAGAAGGACGAAGCGACCGGCGCCACCATGGAGCCGATCGAGGAAGTCGTGATCGACGTCGACGAGGAGCATTCCGGCGTCGTCGTGCAGAAGATGAGCGAGCGCAAGGCCGAGCTGAACGAGATGAAGCCGTCCGGCGGCAACCGTTTGCGCCTGGTGTTCTACGCGCCGACCCGTGGCCTGATCGGCTACCAGGGCGAATTGCTCACCGACACCCGCGGCACCGCGATCATGAACCGCCTGTTCCACGGCTATGCCCCGTACAAGGGCGAGATCCAGGGCCGCCGCAACGGCGTCCTGATCTCCAACGACCAGGGCGACGCCGTGGCCTACGCCATGTTCAAGCTGGAAGACCGCGGCCCGATGATGATCGAGCCGGGCTGGAAGGTCTATCGCGGCATGATCGTTGGCGAGCATACCCGCGACAACGATCTCGAGATCAACGTGCTCAAGGGCAAGCAGCTCACCAACATCCGCACGACGTCGAAGGACGAAGCCGTGCGCCTGACCCCGCCGATCCGCATGACGCTGGAAAAGGCGCTCGCCTATATCGAGGACGACGAACTCGTCGAGGTCACCCCGAAGTCGATCCGCCTGCGCAAGAAGCATCTCGACCCGAACGAGCGCAAGCGTGCGGAAAAGGCCAAGGAAGCGGTGGCTTAA
- a CDS encoding FxsA family protein gives MSDAKPPLPKERWKGPPEGVPDYVGLSGNAGCSASSLLIVGSLLILAGLWPLTRALIALNWTIGRTFWLFLSGLIVGGAGITLVRIAKRRRSSPKQAAAPEAPQSPSGRDGCLTLFMALAGIVLLLPGLCSFVFGFLMLGPPPSGPERDLFDYAGYATMFLIGCVTGSTGGGMIWWTIVRPPAAAGLMTLVGFALLVPGLYFVLYGASRIYWADHSRVTWLLMGLPVGLVFIGLALRVRDQNAPPNP, from the coding sequence ATGAGTGACGCAAAGCCGCCGCTTCCAAAGGAGCGATGGAAGGGACCGCCGGAAGGCGTCCCAGATTACGTTGGATTGTCGGGCAACGCTGGCTGTTCGGCGTCCTCACTGCTGATAGTGGGCAGCCTGCTGATCCTCGCCGGACTGTGGCCGCTCACCCGCGCCTTGATCGCACTCAACTGGACTATAGGCCGAACTTTCTGGCTCTTCCTCTCCGGCCTCATCGTTGGCGGCGCGGGGATCACTCTGGTCCGGATTGCCAAGCGCAGGCGGTCATCCCCAAAGCAAGCTGCTGCACCCGAAGCACCTCAATCACCGTCCGGAAGGGACGGCTGCCTCACGCTCTTCATGGCTCTGGCCGGAATCGTCCTGTTGCTGCCCGGCCTGTGCTCGTTCGTGTTCGGCTTCTTGATGCTGGGTCCTCCTCCTTCAGGGCCGGAGCGGGACCTCTTCGATTACGCCGGCTATGCTACGATGTTCCTGATCGGCTGCGTGACCGGTTCAACGGGGGGTGGCATGATCTGGTGGACCATCGTTCGTCCACCGGCCGCCGCCGGACTGATGACTCTGGTGGGCTTCGCTTTGCTGGTCCCCGGTCTCTACTTCGTCCTTTACGGTGCAAGCCGCATCTATTGGGCCGACCATTCGCGCGTGACCTGGCTGCTGATGGGCCTGCCCGTCGGGCTCGTGTTCATCGGCCTGGCATTGCGGGTGCGCGACCAGAACGCGCCGCCCAACCCCTAA
- a CDS encoding alkaline phosphatase has product MNIQFSRRRFLSTSAGALGAVAMPYLSRAADRPAVTHGVQSGDVTVDGGVVWARTDRPAQMLVEVATTDTFRNARALPPIAALPESDFTAKMLVENLPAGQDIFYRVRFRDLSHSAVEGEAVTGRFRTAPADRRDVSFVWGGDVAGQGWGINPDDGGMYTFSAMRKHRPDFFLHSGDTIYADGPIQSEVKLADGKTWKNLTIPEKAKVAETLDEYRAAHKYNLTDDNLRAFNAEVPIFVQWDDHEVTNNWSLSKELPATYKVRDISLLAARASRAFHEMYPMRESINEPGRVYRQISYGPHLDVFVLDERSYRGPNGANLETEYGPASYFLGPDQIAWLKRGLLNSRATWKVIASDMPLSLVVSDTPKGGSEAFAQGDGPVRGREFEIADILRFIKMAPISNTVWLTADVHYAAAHYYDPNKAQFQEFEPFWEFVSGPLHAGTFGPNALDNTFGPEVRFVKVPDKDSQNLPPSAGMQFFGHVKIDGASGQMTVTLRDRADVALWSTTLDPKLA; this is encoded by the coding sequence ATGAACATCCAATTTTCCCGCCGCCGTTTCCTCTCCACGAGCGCCGGTGCGCTTGGCGCGGTCGCGATGCCCTATCTCTCGCGCGCCGCGGACCGGCCGGCGGTCACCCATGGCGTGCAATCGGGCGACGTCACCGTCGACGGCGGCGTGGTCTGGGCGCGCACCGACCGGCCGGCGCAGATGCTGGTCGAGGTCGCGACGACTGATACGTTCAGGAATGCCCGCGCGCTGCCGCCGATCGCGGCGCTGCCCGAGAGCGACTTTACCGCGAAGATGCTGGTTGAAAATCTTCCGGCCGGCCAGGACATCTTTTACCGCGTCCGCTTCCGCGATCTCTCGCACAGCGCGGTCGAAGGTGAAGCGGTGACCGGCCGCTTCCGCACTGCGCCGGCCGACCGCCGCGATGTCAGCTTCGTCTGGGGCGGCGACGTCGCCGGCCAGGGCTGGGGAATCAATCCCGATGACGGCGGCATGTACACCTTCTCGGCCATGCGCAAGCATCGTCCGGACTTCTTCCTGCATTCGGGCGACACGATCTATGCCGACGGCCCGATTCAGTCCGAGGTGAAGCTTGCCGACGGCAAGACCTGGAAGAACCTCACCATCCCCGAGAAGGCCAAGGTCGCGGAGACGCTGGACGAGTATCGCGCCGCGCACAAATACAATCTGACCGACGACAACCTCCGTGCCTTCAATGCCGAAGTGCCGATCTTCGTGCAGTGGGACGACCACGAGGTGACCAACAACTGGTCGCTCTCGAAGGAGCTGCCGGCGACCTACAAAGTGCGGGACATCAGCCTGCTCGCCGCGCGCGCCTCGCGTGCCTTCCACGAGATGTATCCGATGCGCGAGAGCATCAACGAGCCCGGCCGGGTCTATCGCCAGATCTCCTACGGCCCGCATCTCGACGTGTTCGTGCTCGACGAACGCAGCTATCGCGGCCCGAACGGCGCCAATCTGGAAACGGAATACGGCCCGGCCAGCTACTTCCTCGGACCCGACCAGATCGCCTGGCTCAAGCGCGGTCTGCTCAATTCGCGCGCAACCTGGAAGGTAATCGCCTCCGACATGCCGCTCAGTCTCGTCGTATCGGACACGCCGAAAGGTGGCTCGGAAGCATTCGCGCAAGGAGACGGCCCGGTGCGCGGCCGCGAGTTCGAGATTGCGGACATCCTTCGCTTCATCAAGATGGCACCGATCAGCAACACGGTATGGCTGACCGCGGACGTGCACTACGCTGCCGCGCACTATTACGACCCGAACAAGGCGCAATTCCAGGAGTTCGAGCCGTTCTGGGAATTCGTCTCGGGCCCGCTCCACGCCGGCACTTTCGGCCCGAACGCGCTCGACAACACGTTTGGACCGGAGGTCCGCTTCGTCAAGGTACCGGACAAGGACAGCCAGAACCTGCCGCCGTCCGCCGGCATGCAGTTCTTCGGCCACGTCAAGATCGACGGCGCCTCCGGCCAGATGACGGTGACCCTGCGCGACCGCGCCGACGTCGCGCTGTGGTCGACCACGCTCGACCCGAAACTTGCTTGA
- a CDS encoding TAXI family TRAP transporter solute-binding subunit, giving the protein MRNALGMALAAIMTICAFAARAESQTEYDPAKVSDSLKAIFQFGSTSTKQALNANTVTLITGTIGGTYVQFGADLASVLDDGNKIRVLPIVGRGSVQSVADILFLQGVDLGIVRADTLDYLERKGFAKDIKKQFTYVTKLYNEEMQVIAPKSIATLKDLEGKTVSVDLPNGGTFVTALTVFERLGLKANFVYVEQRIAMEKLKAGQIDAVIVVGGKPYKSVSTFNNDGRFHLAKVDYAKPLQSDYLPATLTAKDYPNLIKEGESVDTIAVPAVLAAYNWAPNTERYRKIALFVDAFFTKFPSLQNPPFHPKWKEVSLAAPLASWNRLPVAQQWLDKHGVEPVTQKRFEAFLKQNPAAAKVSDADKEALFRQFQAWDAENARAQAMPEKKK; this is encoded by the coding sequence ATGCGTAACGCTTTGGGAATGGCGCTTGCCGCCATCATGACGATCTGTGCCTTCGCGGCACGTGCCGAGTCGCAGACCGAATACGATCCGGCCAAGGTTTCGGACAGCCTGAAGGCCATCTTCCAGTTCGGCTCGACCTCGACCAAGCAGGCGCTGAACGCCAACACCGTCACGCTGATCACCGGCACGATCGGCGGCACCTATGTGCAGTTCGGCGCCGACCTCGCCTCGGTGCTCGACGACGGCAACAAGATCCGCGTGCTGCCGATCGTCGGCCGCGGCTCGGTGCAGAGCGTCGCCGACATCCTGTTCCTGCAGGGTGTCGATCTCGGCATCGTGCGGGCCGACACGCTCGACTATCTCGAGCGCAAGGGCTTTGCCAAGGACATCAAGAAGCAGTTCACCTATGTGACCAAGCTCTACAATGAAGAGATGCAGGTCATCGCGCCGAAGTCGATCGCCACGCTCAAGGACCTCGAAGGCAAGACGGTGAGCGTGGACCTGCCCAATGGCGGCACCTTCGTCACCGCGCTCACCGTGTTCGAGCGTCTCGGGCTCAAGGCGAACTTCGTCTATGTCGAGCAGCGCATCGCAATGGAGAAGCTGAAGGCCGGCCAGATCGACGCCGTCATCGTGGTCGGCGGCAAGCCGTACAAATCGGTTTCGACTTTCAATAATGACGGCCGCTTCCATCTTGCCAAGGTCGATTATGCAAAGCCGCTCCAGAGCGACTACCTGCCGGCAACGCTGACCGCCAAGGACTACCCCAACCTGATCAAGGAAGGCGAGAGCGTGGACACGATCGCAGTGCCTGCCGTGCTTGCGGCGTATAATTGGGCGCCGAACACCGAGCGCTATCGCAAGATCGCGCTGTTCGTGGACGCGTTCTTCACGAAATTCCCCTCGCTTCAGAACCCGCCCTTCCATCCCAAGTGGAAGGAGGTCTCGCTCGCGGCGCCCCTGGCGAGCTGGAACAGATTGCCGGTGGCGCAGCAATGGCTCGACAAACACGGTGTCGAGCCGGTGACGCAGAAGCGCTTCGAGGCGTTCCTGAAGCAGAATCCGGCGGCCGCAAAAGTGTCCGACGCGGACAAGGAAGCGCTGTTCAGGCAATTCCAGGCGTGGGACGCGGAGAATGCGCGGGCCCAGGCGATGCCGGAGAAGAAGAAGTGA
- a CDS encoding prolipoprotein diacylglyceryl transferase family protein: MSGAFLHTIFDIAAWLAAAGAGYFLSRQGLRFPAQSFELTYIAALLFGAGLGACLFGSLNLWLSGKSGVARSVEGAIAGGVIAVELYKWSVGISFRTGARFALPLAVGIAVGRFGCYFAGLDDFTYGTPTTLPWGLDFGDGILRHPVQLYESAAMALFAAAYSAAVLKRNAFVIANGFDLAVAYYSAQRFVWEFLKPYGALLGPLTLFHLLSIGIFVYAAIMLATAAKTRSLHERALA; the protein is encoded by the coding sequence ATGAGCGGGGCCTTCCTCCACACCATCTTCGATATTGCGGCATGGCTGGCGGCGGCCGGCGCGGGTTACTTTCTGTCGCGACAAGGCCTGCGATTTCCTGCGCAATCCTTCGAGCTGACTTACATCGCCGCGCTGCTGTTCGGTGCCGGGCTTGGCGCCTGCCTGTTCGGTTCGCTGAATCTGTGGCTATCAGGCAAGAGCGGCGTGGCGCGCTCGGTCGAAGGGGCGATCGCCGGCGGCGTCATCGCGGTCGAGCTCTATAAATGGTCTGTTGGCATCAGCTTCCGTACCGGGGCGCGCTTTGCGCTACCGCTGGCGGTCGGCATCGCGGTCGGGCGGTTCGGCTGCTACTTCGCCGGCCTCGACGACTTCACCTATGGCACGCCGACCACGCTGCCCTGGGGCCTTGATTTCGGCGACGGCATTTTGCGCCATCCCGTGCAGCTCTACGAGAGCGCCGCGATGGCCCTTTTTGCGGCCGCTTACTCGGCAGCCGTGTTGAAGCGGAACGCGTTCGTGATTGCCAATGGCTTTGACCTCGCTGTCGCCTATTACAGCGCGCAGCGTTTCGTGTGGGAATTCCTCAAGCCGTATGGCGCGTTGCTCGGCCCGCTCACGCTGTTTCACCTGCTGTCGATTGGCATCTTCGTCTACGCGGCCATCATGCTCGCAACAGCTGCGAAGACGAGATCCCTGCATGAACGCGCCCTTGCCTAA
- a CDS encoding YkvA family protein: MAAEHSVGFEPADRLAKDREGVRRRFWRKLKRVAAQLPFAEDLLAAYYCAFDRQTPRHVQASLLGAIAYFILPFDFVTDVMPILGFADDAAVLATAIRMVAGHITNEHRDAARTALKRGLDEAEAEQ; encoded by the coding sequence ATGGCTGCCGAACACAGCGTCGGCTTCGAGCCGGCCGATCGGCTCGCGAAAGACCGTGAGGGCGTGCGCCGCCGCTTCTGGCGCAAGTTGAAGCGCGTCGCTGCGCAACTGCCGTTCGCGGAAGATCTGCTCGCCGCCTATTACTGCGCTTTCGACCGGCAGACGCCGCGCCATGTCCAGGCCTCGCTGCTCGGGGCGATCGCCTATTTCATCCTGCCGTTCGACTTCGTCACTGACGTGATGCCGATCCTCGGTTTCGCCGATGACGCCGCCGTGCTCGCCACGGCGATCCGCATGGTCGCCGGCCACATCACGAACGAGCATCGCGACGCCGCCCGTACCGCGTTGAAGCGCGGGCTGGATGAGGCGGAGGCGGAGCAGTAG
- a CDS encoding 4a-hydroxytetrahydrobiopterin dehydratase, translating to MAERLTAEARKQALGGLPGWGEISGRDAIGKTFVFKDFNQAFGFMTRAALVAEKMDHHPEWRNVYKTVEVVLSTHDAGGVTARDIDLAKAINALAG from the coding sequence ATGGCAGAGCGGCTGACGGCAGAGGCGCGCAAGCAGGCACTGGGCGGATTACCCGGATGGGGCGAGATTTCCGGTCGCGACGCCATCGGGAAGACCTTTGTCTTCAAGGATTTCAATCAGGCCTTCGGCTTCATGACCCGCGCGGCGCTGGTGGCCGAGAAGATGGATCACCATCCCGAATGGCGCAACGTCTACAAGACCGTGGAGGTGGTGCTGTCGACCCATGATGCCGGCGGCGTCACCGCACGCGACATCGACCTGGCCAAGGCGATCAACGCGCTCGCCGGCTGA
- a CDS encoding response regulator, with protein sequence MAPALSDGSPCPADVLVVEDDPIIAIDFEDRLLGFGVTHVRTAGSVSQALDAIEKRAPDFALLDVELIREKSFAIAERLVALNIPFVFVTGYGAETRIPPEFAARPRLQKPCSSEALEAALRTHVS encoded by the coding sequence ATGGCACCCGCACTTTCCGATGGTTCACCCTGTCCTGCTGACGTCCTGGTCGTGGAGGACGATCCGATCATTGCAATCGATTTCGAGGACCGTCTGCTCGGGTTTGGCGTGACGCACGTGCGTACCGCCGGATCGGTGTCGCAGGCGCTGGACGCGATCGAGAAGCGCGCCCCGGATTTCGCATTGCTTGATGTCGAGCTGATCCGCGAGAAGAGCTTTGCGATCGCCGAGCGACTGGTCGCGCTCAACATTCCGTTCGTCTTCGTCACCGGCTATGGCGCCGAGACGCGGATTCCGCCCGAATTTGCGGCGCGCCCGCGGCTGCAGAAGCCGTGCTCGAGCGAGGCGCTGGAGGCCGCGCTGCGGACGCACGTCTCCTGA
- a CDS encoding NADPH:quinone oxidoreductase family protein, translating to MKAILCSQYCQPDDLVLAEVPDPVAGPGEAVIAIKAAALNFFDILMIQGKYQIKPPFPFSPAAEVAGVIESIGAGVTDLKVGDRVVASCGHNGAREKIALPAASIVKIPDNLDYDRAAGIIIIYGTALHALEDRASPKPGETLAVLGAAGGTGLAACELGKLMGLKVIACASSEEKLEFAKAHGAELTLNYGKEDLKEGLRKLTGGKGVDIIFDPVGGAYAEQALRSIAWEGRFLVIGFAAGDIPKMPLNLALLKGCDIRGVFWGAWTRLNPAKNRANLEKLVKWTAEGKISSHVDRTFPLAQTADALKVLAGRQAMGKVILHP from the coding sequence ATGAAAGCCATCCTCTGCTCGCAATATTGCCAGCCCGACGATCTCGTGTTGGCCGAGGTGCCGGACCCCGTGGCGGGCCCCGGCGAAGCCGTGATCGCGATCAAGGCGGCGGCGCTGAACTTCTTCGACATCCTGATGATCCAGGGCAAGTATCAGATCAAGCCGCCGTTCCCGTTCTCGCCGGCCGCCGAAGTCGCCGGCGTGATCGAGAGCATCGGCGCTGGCGTGACTGATCTCAAAGTCGGCGATCGCGTCGTCGCGTCCTGCGGCCACAACGGCGCACGCGAAAAGATCGCGCTGCCGGCGGCTTCGATCGTGAAGATTCCCGACAATCTCGACTATGACCGCGCGGCCGGCATCATCATCATTTACGGCACCGCGCTGCATGCGCTGGAGGATCGCGCGAGCCCGAAGCCGGGCGAGACGCTCGCGGTGCTCGGCGCGGCCGGCGGCACGGGCCTTGCCGCCTGCGAGCTCGGCAAGCTGATGGGCCTGAAGGTGATCGCCTGCGCCTCGTCGGAGGAGAAGCTCGAATTCGCCAAAGCACATGGCGCCGAGCTGACATTGAACTACGGCAAGGAAGATCTGAAGGAAGGTCTACGCAAGCTCACCGGCGGCAAAGGCGTCGACATCATCTTCGATCCCGTGGGCGGCGCATATGCCGAGCAGGCGCTGCGCTCGATCGCCTGGGAAGGCCGTTTCCTCGTGATCGGCTTTGCCGCCGGCGACATTCCGAAGATGCCGCTGAACCTCGCGCTGCTGAAGGGCTGCGACATCCGCGGCGTATTCTGGGGCGCGTGGACGCGGCTCAATCCGGCGAAGAACCGCGCCAATCTCGAGAAGCTCGTGAAGTGGACGGCGGAAGGCAAGATCTCATCGCATGTCGATCGCACCTTCCCGCTGGCACAGACCGCGGACGCGTTGAAGGTGCTCGCGGGACGCCAGGCGATGGGCAAGGTCATCTTGCATCCGTGA